A DNA window from Barnesiella intestinihominis YIT 11860 contains the following coding sequences:
- a CDS encoding outer membrane protein assembly factor BamD yields the protein MMRKVICSIVCALLLVSCGEYNKILKSTDYELKYDYAKKAFERKKYMQAATLLEELVAIFKGTDRAEESLYLLARSYYLNKDYITSGEYFQAYYKNYPKGEYTELARFYCGYGYYLDSPEAKLDQTGTYRAIDEMQRFLDYFPNSERAKQAQDIIFELQDKLVYKELLNAQLYYNLGNYMGNNYQSAIITAQNALKEYPYTRYKETLSMLILKSKYQEAVQSIEEKKPERFRDVIDEYYSFINDYPSGEYSKEAENIFKVANKYVKD from the coding sequence AAAAGTACTGATTATGAGCTGAAATACGACTATGCTAAGAAGGCGTTTGAACGGAAAAAATATATGCAGGCTGCGACCTTGCTCGAAGAGTTGGTTGCAATCTTCAAAGGAACGGATAGAGCAGAAGAGTCGTTGTATTTATTGGCTCGGAGCTATTATTTGAATAAGGATTATATTACGTCTGGCGAATATTTTCAGGCGTATTATAAAAATTATCCCAAAGGGGAATATACCGAATTGGCCCGTTTTTATTGCGGATATGGTTATTATTTGGACTCTCCCGAGGCTAAATTGGATCAAACAGGCACTTATAGAGCAATCGATGAAATGCAGCGTTTCCTCGATTATTTCCCGAATAGCGAACGGGCTAAACAGGCACAGGATATTATTTTTGAGTTACAAGACAAACTTGTGTATAAAGAGCTATTGAATGCCCAGTTATATTATAATTTGGGTAATTATATGGGGAATAATTATCAATCGGCTATCATTACGGCGCAAAACGCTTTGAAAGAATATCCCTATACGCGATATAAGGAAACTTTGTCCATGTTGATTTTGAAGTCGAAATATCAAGAAGCGGTACAGAGTATCGAAGAAAAGAAACCTGAGCGTTTTCGCGATGTCATCGACGAATACTATTCGTTTATCAACGATTATCCTTCGGGAGAATATTCGAAAGAAGCCGAGAATATTTTTAAAGTGGCGAATAAATACGTAAAAGATTAA
- a CDS encoding DNA-directed RNA polymerase subunit omega, which yields MDYKKTNAPTNTVTRDMVALSSDTGNIYETVCIIAKRANQIAVEMKTDLEKKLQEFASCNDNLEEVFENREQIEISRYYEKLPKPVLIATQEYIEGKVYYKNPEKEKSAIE from the coding sequence ATGGATTACAAGAAAACAAATGCACCGACAAACACCGTAACACGCGATATGGTGGCGTTGTCTTCCGACACGGGAAACATTTATGAAACGGTTTGTATTATTGCCAAGAGAGCCAATCAAATTGCAGTTGAGATGAAGACCGATCTTGAAAAGAAACTTCAAGAATTCGCTTCTTGCAACGACAATTTGGAGGAGGTTTTTGAAAATCGGGAACAAATTGAGATCTCTCGTTATTATGAGAAATTGCCGAAACCGGTTCTCATTGCTACGCAAGAATATATAGAGGGTAAAGTATATTATAAAAATCCCGAGAAAGAAAAATCGGCTATTGAATAA
- the nusB gene encoding transcription antitermination factor NusB, with protein MINRILIRSKVVQIAYSYFLTKDKTVMEAEKELFFSFEKSYELYHLLLTLMVELTDTQAARVEAARMKFLATPEEKNPNMRFVNNRFIEQLRNCDDYKDYHEKKPVTWTNEPKFLRDFSERIVKSELYKEYMDSSDDSYENDCEFWKKALRALICTDEELTELLEQKSLYWNDDLEIITTFVLKTIKQFSEENGGPQSLLPMFKDDDDAEFAKELFRNTLIHGGEYRNYIENFIKNWEIERVAFMDIVIMMVALSEFHRFPSIPTRVTLNEYIELAKAYSTSKSGQFVNGVLNAIADNLKKEGVLTKE; from the coding sequence ATGATTAATAGAATATTAATCCGTTCCAAAGTCGTTCAAATAGCCTATTCGTATTTCCTGACGAAAGACAAGACTGTTATGGAAGCTGAGAAAGAATTGTTTTTCAGTTTCGAAAAATCTTACGAGTTATATCATTTATTATTGACTTTGATGGTCGAATTGACCGATACGCAAGCTGCAAGGGTGGAAGCTGCTCGTATGAAATTCTTGGCGACTCCCGAGGAGAAGAATCCCAATATGCGCTTCGTTAATAACCGGTTTATCGAGCAGTTGAGGAATTGCGACGATTATAAAGATTACCACGAGAAGAAACCTGTGACTTGGACCAATGAACCGAAGTTCCTGAGAGACTTTTCGGAGCGTATCGTAAAGAGTGAATTGTATAAAGAGTATATGGATTCTTCGGACGATTCTTATGAAAACGATTGTGAGTTCTGGAAAAAAGCCCTTAGGGCTTTGATCTGTACCGACGAGGAGTTGACGGAATTGTTAGAGCAAAAGTCTTTATATTGGAATGACGATTTGGAGATTATAACGACATTCGTTTTAAAAACGATCAAACAATTTAGTGAAGAAAACGGAGGCCCGCAATCGTTATTACCGATGTTTAAAGATGACGACGATGCTGAATTTGCCAAAGAGTTGTTCAGGAATACATTGATTCATGGGGGAGAATATCGCAATTATATAGAAAATTTCATCAAAAATTGGGAGATCGAGCGTGTCGCTTTCATGGATATTGTGATTATGATGGTGGCTTTGAGCGAGTTTCATAGATTCCCTTCGATACCGACAAGAGTGACTTTGAACGAATATATCGAGTTGGCAAAGGCTTATAGTACATCGAAGAGCGGGCAGTTCGTAAACGGAGTATTGAATGCGATAGCCGATAACCTTAAAAAAGAAGGTGTTCTAACAAAAGAATAA
- the yajC gene encoding preprotein translocase subunit YajC, giving the protein MTVLSIFLQAATGSGMSSILMMVALIAIFYFFMIRPQTKRQKEIRKFRESLTTGDKIVTAGGLFGKIKEVKSDSFIIEIAENTRVRIAKDSVYPSVAEAKDSGADQAK; this is encoded by the coding sequence ATGACAGTGTTATCAATTTTTTTACAAGCTGCAACGGGGAGTGGAATGTCGAGCATTCTGATGATGGTTGCATTGATCGCTATTTTTTATTTTTTCATGATTCGTCCTCAGACGAAGCGTCAGAAAGAAATTCGCAAGTTCCGTGAGTCTCTCACCACTGGTGACAAAATTGTTACGGCAGGAGGTCTATTCGGAAAAATAAAAGAGGTTAAATCCGATTCTTTTATTATCGAAATAGCCGAGAATACTCGTGTTCGTATTGCCAAAGATTCTGTTTATCCTTCTGTTGCCGAAGCTAAGGATAGCGGAGCCGATCAAGCTAAGTAA
- a CDS encoding CdaR family protein, translating into MEENISDRIVAKFKSIIQRIGTAFRQERTRELFTFLGFVLLSLIFWFMQGLNEEVENSFKIPIELQNLPEKTTLINDLPSHIEVRVRDKGPVMLGYAIEGLSSLRINFQEYDKGRNSFLLLSSQLETILRKSLRSSTSIVSIIPDTLKVMYTHNAGKRVKLVVKGVASTTPQCVLSGDMTADVDSVMVYGESSLLKRVKEVYTTDFEAKKLNDTLRTVVKIAKIPNLRIVPEQVTVTIPVEEMTSKILDIPVIPQNVPSNWSLITFPSSVQLSCMMPFSKFAAVDEDSFLLGVDFLDLSRRRLSDKLGVKILNAPEYVRNIVLSQDSVDYILEQKRPAFVVPVDSANRVTPDSI; encoded by the coding sequence ATGGAAGAGAATATTTCAGACCGCATAGTAGCAAAGTTTAAGTCGATTATCCAGAGGATTGGTACTGCATTCCGTCAGGAACGCACGCGGGAATTGTTTACATTTTTGGGGTTTGTTCTCCTTTCGTTGATATTCTGGTTTATGCAAGGGCTGAATGAGGAGGTTGAAAATTCTTTCAAAATACCGATAGAACTACAAAACCTTCCCGAGAAAACGACTCTTATTAATGATCTCCCATCTCATATCGAGGTGAGAGTACGAGATAAAGGTCCTGTTATGTTGGGGTATGCGATAGAAGGATTGTCCTCGTTACGGATTAATTTTCAGGAGTATGATAAGGGGAGAAATTCTTTTTTGTTGCTGTCGTCTCAGCTTGAAACTATATTGCGAAAGTCCCTCCGTTCGTCAACGAGTATTGTTTCGATTATTCCCGATACGTTGAAAGTGATGTACACACACAATGCCGGTAAACGGGTGAAGCTGGTTGTGAAAGGTGTCGCATCGACTACACCTCAGTGTGTACTGAGTGGTGATATGACCGCCGATGTCGATTCGGTGATGGTTTATGGAGAGTCTTCCTTATTAAAACGAGTTAAAGAGGTTTATACGACCGATTTTGAAGCAAAAAAGTTGAACGATACCCTTCGCACGGTTGTCAAGATAGCGAAGATTCCGAATCTTCGAATTGTTCCTGAACAGGTAACCGTCACCATACCTGTGGAAGAAATGACCTCTAAAATTCTCGATATCCCTGTAATCCCGCAAAATGTACCTTCGAATTGGTCTCTTATCACATTTCCTTCGTCGGTGCAACTTTCTTGCATGATGCCGTTTAGTAAGTTTGCGGCGGTCGATGAAGATAGTTTTTTATTGGGAGTCGATTTTCTGGATTTGTCGCGGCGGCGTCTCTCTGATAAATTAGGGGTGAAGATATTGAATGCACCGGAATATGTCCGAAATATAGTGTTGTCGCAAGACAGTGTCGATTATATTTTGGAGCAGAAAAGACCTGCATTTGTAGTTCCTGTCGATTCTGCCAATCGAGTAACACCCGATTCGATATGA
- the coaE gene encoding dephospho-CoA kinase (Dephospho-CoA kinase (CoaE) performs the final step in coenzyme A biosynthesis.), with protein MRRIGITGGIGSGKSVVSRLLRIMGYSVYDTDSEAKRLMESSLEVVQKLSECFGRDIYHNGRLNRGLLSSRVFGKSDKIVLLNSIVHPVVRFDFYRWSESLNEEICFVESAILYESRFDELVDEVWTVTAPEELRISRVRQRSGLTEEEIKKRMAAQLSEEEKQRRAAHIIWNDGNVSVIHRVLSLLKSLE; from the coding sequence ATGAGACGTATAGGTATTACCGGTGGCATAGGTAGTGGCAAGTCGGTTGTCTCTCGGTTGCTGCGTATAATGGGATATTCTGTATATGATACAGACTCGGAAGCGAAGAGGCTGATGGAATCTTCGTTGGAAGTCGTGCAGAAACTATCGGAGTGCTTTGGGAGAGATATATATCATAACGGTCGATTGAACCGGGGTTTGTTGTCCTCTCGGGTATTTGGAAAGTCGGATAAGATAGTATTGCTTAATTCCATAGTACATCCGGTGGTACGCTTCGATTTCTATCGATGGTCCGAATCTCTAAACGAGGAGATATGCTTTGTGGAATCGGCTATTTTGTATGAATCCCGGTTTGACGAACTGGTAGATGAAGTCTGGACGGTGACAGCACCGGAAGAGTTAAGAATAAGTCGGGTTCGCCAGCGTAGCGGTTTGACCGAGGAAGAGATAAAAAAGCGTATGGCTGCTCAATTGTCCGAGGAAGAAAAACAGAGAAGAGCTGCTCATATTATTTGGAATGACGGTAATGTATCTGTTATCCATAGGGTTTTATCTTTATTGAAGTCATTGGAATGA
- a CDS encoding ComEC/Rec2 family competence protein: MNSSSLSAARTPFIRLLVPLLAGILYQEFLCLPIWGNLIPALCGLVLWSSFIKRDSIEEQYHKRSIFGVGLFLIVFSIGAILHGTQNRISQQPSGFYPIAIAHVNDKAVEKTNSYYCPVTITALSDTNGSIVKYKEKIALYFEKGIQARRLEYGDIIGFEFRPKAIPPNTNPYAFDFASFMKHKGISRSQYLTGKQWKYIGEKPKSNLRKATSDLQKHLSDQLQSCNLSKNSTLLLRALLLGERQEFPQDLRSYFSAAGLSHVLAVSGLHMGVVASLIYFLFFLLSLFKSCRKLRPLFTLFVLWIYAYITGLSPSAVRACIMASFLLTAEFLDRRNSSLNALFAAAFFMLSYDTNLIFDVGFQMSFSAVTAILLFYTKLNIGGNSPYFIVRWLSSCVAVSIAAQIGALPIAVYYFHTIPLLFLIGNIFVLPLLPVVFGLSFLLLLFSALHIPYDWLGNTVDFLLQYIQQISLHIYKLPWSHIESVWLETRYLWLYFICGILSYITVKNRSKKTLWLTLGFCIGFLIFDLCTYKSPQPEIIVYDSKKSTVVQLSDKDRCYILLSDTLTSGQRVVGEEYRMKNGKTQYEIFQHGSTGTKDNTGFIDYPFAQFYGKRLVLLGKQEWDKLSIGKKLTIDYVIIGKMFNGRIEDILKLFSVRQFIIGPDVHPRRATKLQNDCFENSIPCHDIRTQGAWIHTLDP; the protein is encoded by the coding sequence ATGAATAGCTCCTCCCTATCGGCAGCCCGCACTCCATTCATACGGTTGTTAGTACCTCTATTGGCAGGTATCCTGTACCAAGAGTTCCTATGTCTACCGATATGGGGAAACCTCATTCCCGCTTTATGCGGCTTAGTTTTATGGAGTTCATTCATAAAACGAGACAGTATTGAAGAACAATACCACAAACGAAGTATTTTCGGAGTCGGATTATTCCTGATTGTCTTTTCTATCGGAGCGATACTACATGGCACTCAAAACCGTATATCCCAACAGCCTTCCGGTTTTTATCCTATCGCGATAGCTCACGTAAACGACAAAGCCGTAGAAAAAACGAACTCTTACTACTGTCCCGTTACGATAACAGCCCTATCGGATACAAACGGGTCGATCGTGAAATATAAAGAAAAAATAGCACTCTATTTTGAAAAAGGTATTCAAGCCCGACGACTCGAATACGGTGACATCATCGGGTTTGAATTTCGACCGAAAGCAATACCGCCCAACACCAATCCTTATGCTTTCGATTTCGCCTCGTTCATGAAGCACAAAGGTATATCGAGAAGTCAATATTTGACCGGGAAACAATGGAAATATATCGGAGAAAAACCAAAATCGAATCTTCGAAAGGCTACTTCGGATCTACAAAAACATCTTTCCGACCAACTTCAATCCTGTAATTTGTCTAAAAACAGTACTCTTTTATTGAGGGCTTTGTTGTTAGGCGAACGACAGGAATTTCCACAAGACCTAAGATCGTACTTTTCAGCAGCCGGACTTTCACATGTGTTAGCCGTAAGCGGACTTCACATGGGAGTCGTAGCATCTTTGATTTACTTTTTGTTCTTTCTCCTCTCTCTTTTCAAATCTTGCAGAAAACTAAGGCCTCTATTCACTTTATTCGTTTTATGGATTTATGCTTATATAACAGGCTTGTCACCATCGGCCGTACGAGCTTGTATCATGGCATCCTTTCTTTTAACAGCCGAATTTCTCGACCGACGCAACAGTTCTCTCAATGCACTTTTCGCCGCAGCATTTTTTATGCTATCGTACGATACGAACCTCATTTTCGATGTGGGATTTCAAATGAGTTTCTCGGCAGTAACCGCTATCTTGCTATTCTACACCAAACTAAATATCGGAGGTAATTCACCCTACTTTATCGTTCGTTGGCTTAGTTCTTGCGTCGCAGTATCCATCGCCGCCCAAATCGGAGCCCTACCCATTGCCGTCTATTATTTTCACACTATTCCTCTATTATTTCTAATCGGTAATATTTTCGTACTACCTCTTTTACCCGTTGTTTTCGGACTCTCTTTTTTACTATTGTTATTCTCGGCCCTACATATTCCCTATGATTGGTTAGGAAATACCGTCGATTTTTTACTGCAATATATACAACAGATAAGCCTGCATATATACAAACTACCGTGGAGCCACATCGAAAGCGTATGGTTGGAAACTCGCTATCTATGGCTTTATTTCATTTGTGGCATATTATCTTATATAACCGTCAAGAATCGTTCGAAAAAAACTCTTTGGCTGACTCTGGGCTTTTGTATCGGTTTTCTCATTTTTGACTTGTGCACTTATAAATCGCCCCAGCCAGAAATTATCGTATATGACAGTAAAAAATCAACAGTCGTTCAACTCAGCGACAAGGATCGTTGTTATATTCTCTTATCCGACACCCTCACCTCCGGTCAAAGGGTAGTGGGTGAAGAATACCGTATGAAAAACGGAAAGACACAATACGAAATATTCCAACACGGCTCCACCGGAACCAAAGACAACACCGGCTTTATAGACTATCCCTTCGCCCAATTTTATGGGAAACGGCTCGTCCTCCTCGGTAAACAAGAATGGGATAAACTATCAATAGGGAAAAAACTAACGATAGACTATGTTATTATCGGCAAGATGTTCAACGGCAGAATAGAAGACATACTCAAACTATTTTCCGTTCGGCAATTTATCATCGGTCCCGATGTTCACCCCAGACGAGCCACTAAATTACAAAACGATTGTTTCGAAAATAGTATTCCCTGCCACGATATTCGCACACAAGGAGCTTGGATACACACCCTCGATCCATAA
- a CDS encoding LysR family transcriptional regulator: MIDFRLKVFCSVAHNLSFTKASKELYVSQPAISKHIQELETEYSTRLFERMGTHITLTPDGELLLSHAEKILKQYKQLDFEMNLLTQRHIGELRLGASTTIAQYVLPPYLATFQQKFKQIKLSLINGNSSDIEKAVEEHRIDLGLIEGCSRQIHLHYTPFMRDELVCITSTRSRLAKLEEITIEELKRIPLVIREQGSGSLEVFEKALGTRQLKLSQLNIIMQLGTTEGIKRFLYNTDSVGIVSIQAVSSEIADGKLKVIEISDFDCEREFCFVQNTGQTGGVESDFMRYMTRKF, translated from the coding sequence ATGATAGATTTCAGATTAAAAGTTTTTTGCAGTGTGGCTCACAACCTCAGCTTCACCAAAGCCTCGAAAGAGCTATATGTAAGTCAACCGGCAATCAGCAAGCACATACAAGAACTTGAAACAGAATACAGCACCCGACTGTTCGAGAGAATGGGTACTCACATAACGCTGACCCCCGACGGAGAACTGCTGTTAAGCCACGCCGAAAAAATTCTCAAACAATACAAACAGCTCGATTTCGAGATGAACTTATTGACCCAGCGTCACATCGGAGAGCTCCGTTTGGGAGCAAGCACAACGATCGCTCAGTATGTGCTTCCGCCCTATCTGGCTACATTTCAACAGAAATTCAAACAAATAAAACTCTCGTTAATCAATGGTAATTCCAGCGATATAGAAAAAGCAGTCGAAGAACATCGTATCGACTTGGGACTCATCGAGGGTTGCAGCCGACAAATACATCTACATTACACCCCTTTTATGCGAGACGAACTGGTTTGTATAACCAGTACGCGCAGCCGATTGGCCAAACTTGAAGAAATAACGATAGAGGAACTGAAAAGAATTCCGTTGGTTATTCGAGAACAGGGGTCGGGCAGTTTAGAGGTCTTTGAAAAAGCATTGGGTACACGCCAGTTGAAATTATCCCAACTCAATATTATCATGCAATTGGGAACCACCGAAGGTATCAAACGGTTTTTATACAATACCGACAGCGTGGGGATTGTTTCCATACAAGCCGTATCATCGGAAATAGCTGACGGAAAATTGAAAGTTATCGAAATCAGCGACTTCGATTGCGAGCGGGAATTCTGCTTCGTTCAAAATACCGGTCAAACCGGTGGTGTCGAATCGGATTTCATGCGCTATATGACCCGAAAATTTTGA
- a CDS encoding shikimate dehydrogenase family protein — MKRKYGLVGYPLGHSFSRSFFQQKFEDEHINATYENFEIQDISCLRQLISDNHELCGLNVTIPHKTTVIPLLDELHPLAREIGAVNVIKITRQGDKIFLKGFNSDIIGFTNSIAPLLDDHMTKALILGTGGASKAIHAGLKALHITPTFVSRQKRGDILSYEDLSPDLIDNHKIIVNTTPLGMFPHIDQSPNIPYTALSPEHLCYDVIYNPETTLFLQKAARLGCKIKNGIEMLHLQALAAWKIWNE; from the coding sequence ATGAAAAGAAAATACGGATTAGTGGGCTATCCTTTGGGGCACTCGTTTTCCCGCTCTTTTTTCCAACAAAAATTTGAAGACGAGCATATAAACGCCACCTATGAAAACTTTGAGATACAGGATATTTCCTGTTTGAGACAGCTTATCTCGGACAACCATGAATTGTGCGGATTGAATGTGACGATTCCTCATAAAACCACAGTTATCCCCCTACTCGACGAATTGCACCCTTTGGCTCGCGAAATCGGAGCGGTCAATGTCATCAAAATTACGAGGCAAGGAGACAAGATATTTCTCAAAGGATTCAATAGCGATATCATAGGGTTCACCAATTCTATCGCTCCGTTATTGGACGACCACATGACAAAAGCGCTTATTCTCGGAACCGGTGGTGCATCAAAAGCTATTCATGCCGGGCTAAAAGCCTTGCATATCACACCGACATTCGTTTCCCGACAAAAAAGAGGAGATATACTCAGTTACGAAGACTTATCTCCCGACCTAATCGATAATCACAAAATCATTGTCAATACCACTCCGTTAGGCATGTTTCCTCACATAGACCAATCTCCGAACATACCCTACACGGCACTAAGCCCCGAACATCTTTGTTACGACGTTATTTACAATCCCGAAACGACTTTATTTCTCCAAAAAGCAGCCCGACTGGGTTGCAAAATAAAAAACGGAATAGAAATGCTTCATTTGCAAGCACTGGCGGCATGGAAGATTTGGAACGAATAA
- a CDS encoding N-acetylmuramoyl-L-alanine amidase encodes MKHSYFSRRLLSVFMAFALGLSVLLAKDFVVVIDAGHGGHDPGSLGSKAKEKNINLGVALKLGRLIENNMQGVKVVYTRKKDVYLTLQERANIANKVQGDLFISIHTNSLDKKSPNRRKVAGASTWTLGLHRSKENLEVAKRENSVIYLENDFSTRYEGFDPNSTESYIIFEFMQYKHMEQSINFASDIQREFVSTAGRVDRGVRQAGFWVLAKTSMPAVLVELDFICNPTQERFLNSESGQEKMAKSIYNAFVKYKSDYDRKQNAGKRVEESPSSSAVVSPDKKTQTGDSNVEVSEQAEKSGVTYYKVQFMALPRKLPANSKEFKGLSPVEYYKDGGMYKYTYGKSTDRDEIQKQYKKVKSLFRDAFIIKFRDGKRVY; translated from the coding sequence ATGAAGCATTCATATTTCAGCCGGAGGTTATTGTCGGTTTTTATGGCTTTCGCTTTGGGACTTTCCGTCTTGCTGGCCAAAGATTTTGTCGTGGTGATCGATGCCGGTCATGGCGGGCACGATCCCGGCTCTCTCGGCAGCAAGGCGAAAGAGAAAAACATCAATTTGGGAGTTGCCTTGAAATTGGGACGTCTGATTGAAAATAATATGCAAGGTGTGAAGGTGGTCTATACCCGTAAAAAAGATGTTTATTTGACCTTGCAAGAGCGAGCTAATATAGCTAATAAGGTTCAAGGCGATTTGTTTATTTCTATTCATACCAATTCTTTGGATAAAAAGTCCCCTAATCGTAGGAAAGTCGCCGGTGCTTCTACTTGGACATTGGGGTTACACAGAAGCAAGGAGAATTTGGAAGTCGCAAAACGGGAAAATTCCGTTATATATTTGGAGAATGACTTTTCGACTCGTTATGAAGGATTCGATCCGAATTCGACCGAGTCGTATATTATTTTTGAATTCATGCAGTATAAACACATGGAGCAGAGTATAAACTTTGCTTCGGATATACAACGTGAATTTGTTTCGACTGCCGGCCGAGTGGATAGAGGTGTAAGACAGGCTGGATTTTGGGTACTCGCTAAAACGAGTATGCCTGCGGTTTTAGTGGAGCTCGATTTTATTTGCAATCCGACGCAGGAGAGATTTTTGAATTCCGAATCCGGTCAGGAGAAAATGGCAAAGTCTATATACAATGCTTTTGTCAAATATAAATCAGACTATGACCGCAAGCAAAATGCCGGCAAAAGGGTAGAGGAGTCACCGTCTTCTTCCGCCGTTGTATCGCCTGATAAAAAGACTCAAACGGGTGATTCGAATGTGGAAGTCTCTGAACAAGCCGAGAAATCCGGGGTTACTTATTATAAAGTACAGTTCATGGCTTTGCCTCGGAAATTGCCGGCTAATTCCAAAGAATTTAAAGGGCTTTCTCCTGTCGAATATTATAAAGACGGAGGAATGTATAAATACACCTATGGAAAATCTACCGACCGAGACGAAATACAGAAACAATATAAAAAAGTAAAATCTTTGTTTCGCGATGCCTTTATCATAAAGTTCCGTGATGGAAAACGGGTCTATTGA
- a CDS encoding MlaD family protein, whose translation MKKWFGKEVKIALSVLASILILYVGINYLKGINVMKPSNYYYVQFPNVAGLAQSAPVFIDGYKVGLVQEIVYDYDANGAIKVLLNLDKKLKIPVDSKVYLETDMLGTASIVIDLNPHVSEYYDHGAVIEGEVKSGLMQNIQGELLPQFALLLPKLDSILSGLQTLVNDPALSASVKRIDHITANLERSSVQLSQMMKDDVPAILDNVQGITAQVNQFSGTLNSLPLQSTMISVQKTSDNLQQITNRLTSPDNSLGLLLNDRLLYDKANGVLGSVDSLMIDLRLNPKRYVHFSLF comes from the coding sequence ATGAAAAAGTGGTTTGGAAAAGAAGTTAAGATAGCACTATCGGTTCTTGCGAGTATTTTGATTTTGTATGTGGGAATTAACTATTTGAAGGGAATCAACGTAATGAAACCTTCTAATTATTATTATGTACAATTCCCGAATGTTGCAGGTTTGGCCCAGTCTGCACCGGTATTTATCGATGGATACAAAGTGGGACTCGTGCAGGAAATCGTTTATGATTATGATGCGAATGGCGCGATTAAGGTGCTGTTGAATCTCGATAAAAAATTAAAAATCCCGGTCGATAGTAAAGTCTATCTCGAAACCGATATGCTTGGAACGGCATCGATTGTTATCGATCTGAACCCTCATGTGAGCGAATACTATGATCATGGAGCCGTTATTGAAGGGGAAGTGAAGTCTGGACTAATGCAAAACATACAAGGAGAGTTGTTACCCCAGTTTGCTTTGCTGTTACCGAAACTCGACAGTATTCTTTCGGGATTGCAGACGCTAGTCAATGATCCTGCTTTATCTGCTTCGGTAAAACGTATCGATCATATTACCGCTAATTTGGAGCGTTCGTCCGTGCAACTATCACAGATGATGAAAGACGATGTGCCGGCTATTCTCGACAATGTACAAGGAATAACGGCGCAGGTAAATCAGTTCTCGGGAACTTTGAATTCGTTACCTCTCCAATCTACTATGATTTCGGTTCAGAAAACTTCCGATAATTTGCAGCAAATAACCAATCGTTTGACTTCTCCCGACAATAGTCTGGGACTATTGTTGAACGACCGGCTGCTGTACGATAAAGCGAATGGCGTTTTGGGGAGCGTAGATTCTTTGATGATTGATTTAAGACTCAATCCGAAACGTTATGTTCATTTTTCTCTATTTTGA